The Haladaptatus cibarius D43 genome window below encodes:
- a CDS encoding S8 family serine peptidase: MSLGAYPLPDSTDTELLQESIERASSYANEQGTLIVAAAGNDGVNLDTDGDVISLPNEADNVMSISATGSIGYRWNDPGNGRRIRNYHAAFNHLEEPTTTPAPYTNYGEEAIDISAEGGNAIPSEPEGENWQYNMVLSTIFEWGDDGMVPAYGWKAGSSMAAPQVSAAAALVKSVNPDATPSQIRTHLESTGEDVGQPSYSGKGHLDARAAVDTEIDN, translated from the coding sequence ATGAGTCTCGGCGCATATCCACTGCCGGACAGCACCGACACCGAACTGCTTCAGGAGTCCATCGAGCGCGCATCGAGCTACGCAAACGAGCAGGGGACGCTCATCGTCGCGGCGGCGGGCAACGACGGCGTCAACCTCGACACCGACGGCGACGTTATCAGTCTGCCGAACGAGGCGGACAACGTCATGAGCATCAGCGCGACTGGCTCAATCGGCTACCGCTGGAACGACCCCGGCAACGGACGACGGATTCGGAACTACCACGCCGCGTTCAACCATCTTGAGGAACCGACGACGACGCCAGCGCCCTACACGAACTACGGCGAGGAGGCTATCGACATCAGCGCGGAGGGTGGCAACGCCATCCCTTCGGAACCCGAGGGTGAGAACTGGCAGTACAACATGGTTCTCAGTACGATTTTCGAGTGGGGAGACGATGGAATGGTTCCCGCCTACGGCTGGAAAGCCGGAAGCAGCATGGCCGCACCACAGGTTTCGGCCGCCGCCGCGCTCGTCAAGAGCGTCAATCCAGACGCCACGCCGAGCCAAATCCGTACTCATCTTGAATCGACCGGCGAGGACGTTGGACAGCCAAGTTACAGCGGCAAGGGTCACCTCGACGCCCGCGCGGCAGTCGATACGGAAATCGACAACTGA
- a CDS encoding DNA-3-methyladenine glycosylase family protein, with the protein MNDDALSTLRTDPVMAALLDKHDPHTERSWSEFERLCISIINQQLSTASAKAVKKRVFDVLDHEVTPETVLAASEEKLRDAGLSRTKVEYIKNSARAFQRDDYTKSGLADCSDEEVVSRLTEIKGVGDWTARMYLLFVLEREDVLPLGDLAVRRGIEQLYGDGEEMTRAEMRDIAEAWRPYRSLATRYIWAEYEAD; encoded by the coding sequence ATGAACGACGATGCCCTTTCCACGCTCCGAACTGACCCGGTGATGGCGGCTCTGCTCGACAAACACGACCCGCACACGGAGCGCAGTTGGAGCGAATTCGAACGACTCTGTATTTCGATTATCAACCAACAGCTCTCGACGGCGAGCGCGAAGGCCGTCAAAAAGCGGGTCTTCGACGTGCTAGACCACGAGGTGACGCCCGAAACCGTGCTGGCCGCGAGCGAGGAAAAACTTCGGGATGCGGGCCTCTCGCGCACGAAAGTAGAGTACATCAAAAACTCGGCCCGAGCCTTCCAGCGCGACGACTACACTAAATCCGGATTGGCCGACTGCTCGGACGAAGAAGTCGTCTCCCGACTCACCGAAATCAAGGGCGTCGGCGACTGGACTGCCCGGATGTACCTCCTGTTCGTCCTCGAACGCGAGGACGTGCTTCCCCTCGGTGACCTCGCGGTTCGGCGCGGTATCGAACAACTGTACGGCGACGGCGAGGAGATGACTCGCGCGGAGATGCGCGACATCGCCGAGGCGTGGCGGCCGTATCGGTCGCTGGCGACGCGATACATCTGGGCGGAGTACGAGGCTGACTGA
- a CDS encoding DUF6498-containing protein — MQANRHENTPASRVGFAPTLLANLLPLGGIIWLDWRISELFAIYWIEIWILLFTYGSAALFAQRPLIAKGRTMTLPGVSRDKARDESRWGGEPRTISLFESLPPMYPRNFRLTGLSLVWGIGLLVQPVLMFDNTLNLLSTHSLSLAGTAVAIAGSHLFELRREFFADRQYEEMSAHMVLEIPCRVIFFAFCYVMCLLFVGVLCLLAIGAIIQQTNLHIPDEAVVLSFVTLVVLGKVFIEWSKYRAETEPNPNGFATWFLAEDPRSSS, encoded by the coding sequence ATGCAAGCGAACAGACACGAAAACACACCTGCATCTCGTGTCGGATTTGCACCAACCCTTCTTGCGAATCTTCTCCCGCTAGGTGGTATCATCTGGTTGGACTGGCGAATCAGCGAGTTGTTCGCCATTTACTGGATAGAGATATGGATACTCCTGTTCACCTACGGCAGTGCGGCGCTGTTCGCCCAGCGCCCACTCATAGCGAAGGGTCGCACGATGACGCTCCCCGGCGTCAGTCGGGATAAAGCGCGCGACGAATCCCGATGGGGTGGCGAACCGCGAACCATCTCCCTCTTCGAATCGTTGCCACCGATGTATCCCCGGAATTTCCGCCTTACCGGGCTGTCCCTCGTTTGGGGAATCGGCCTGTTAGTCCAACCTGTGCTCATGTTCGATAACACCCTCAACCTCCTGTCAACGCACTCCCTTTCACTCGCCGGAACAGCCGTCGCAATCGCCGGGTCGCATCTGTTCGAACTCCGGCGTGAGTTCTTCGCCGACCGGCAGTACGAGGAGATGTCCGCCCACATGGTTCTCGAAATACCATGCCGAGTCATCTTCTTTGCATTCTGTTACGTCATGTGTCTGCTCTTCGTCGGTGTTCTCTGTCTTCTCGCCATCGGCGCGATTATTCAACAAACGAACCTGCATATCCCCGACGAAGCCGTCGTACTGTCGTTCGTGACGTTGGTCGTTCTCGGAAAGGTTTTCATCGAATGGTCGAAGTACCGAGCCGAAACGGAGCCGAACCCGAACGGTTTTGCGACGTGGTTTCTCGCGGAAGACCCACGTTCGTCGTCGTAA
- a CDS encoding acyl-CoA dehydrogenase family protein, which produces MDFELTKEQQAIRDEVRKFAENEVAPVAKEYDQKEEYPWEIIDKAAEMGLTGANIPIEYGGAGYSPLEVAIIVEELFAVDAGIGLCITSTAFGGDAIREFGTEEQKNEYLTPVAEGEAVMGTAISEPDTGSDVSSVSTTAEKDGDEWVVNGNKMWITNGTVGDFFVVMCKTDPEAEDRYSGFSQIIVESDRDGFEADKITGKLGIRASDTAELIFDDVRVPEENLVGTRGMGFLQLMQFFDETRTAVAAQGVGIAKGACEQALSYAEEREQFGRSISDFQAIQHKLADMHTKTEAARNLTYKSAWSVANEDGQLTQLASMAKEFSSRIAVECADEAVQIHGGSGYVNDFDAERFYRDAKITQIYEGTTEIQKNIIARELLGKGF; this is translated from the coding sequence ATGGACTTCGAACTGACAAAAGAACAGCAAGCCATTCGAGACGAAGTGCGCAAGTTCGCGGAAAACGAGGTCGCCCCGGTTGCCAAGGAGTACGACCAGAAAGAGGAGTATCCGTGGGAAATCATCGACAAAGCCGCCGAGATGGGCCTGACCGGCGCGAACATCCCAATCGAGTACGGTGGCGCGGGCTACTCGCCGCTCGAAGTCGCAATCATCGTAGAAGAACTGTTCGCCGTTGACGCAGGTATCGGCCTCTGTATCACGAGCACCGCGTTCGGTGGCGACGCCATCCGGGAGTTCGGAACCGAAGAACAGAAAAACGAGTACCTCACGCCAGTTGCAGAAGGCGAAGCCGTCATGGGTACCGCCATCAGCGAACCCGACACCGGTTCCGACGTGTCGTCCGTCTCCACGACCGCCGAAAAAGATGGCGACGAATGGGTCGTAAACGGTAACAAAATGTGGATTACGAACGGCACCGTCGGCGACTTCTTCGTCGTGATGTGCAAGACCGACCCCGAGGCCGAAGACCGCTACTCCGGTTTCTCCCAAATCATCGTGGAATCCGACCGCGACGGCTTCGAGGCCGACAAGATTACGGGCAAACTCGGCATTCGGGCTTCCGACACTGCCGAACTCATCTTCGACGACGTGCGCGTTCCTGAGGAAAATCTCGTCGGCACGCGCGGCATGGGCTTCCTTCAGCTTATGCAGTTCTTCGACGAAACTCGAACCGCAGTCGCAGCGCAGGGTGTCGGTATCGCCAAGGGTGCCTGCGAACAGGCGCTTTCCTACGCAGAGGAACGCGAGCAGTTCGGTCGCTCCATCAGCGACTTCCAAGCCATTCAGCACAAACTCGCCGACATGCACACGAAGACGGAAGCGGCGCGCAACCTCACGTACAAGTCCGCGTGGAGTGTGGCGAACGAGGACGGCCAACTGACGCAACTCGCGTCGATGGCGAAAGAGTTCTCCTCGCGCATCGCAGTCGAATGCGCCGACGAAGCAGTGCAGATTCACGGCGGGTCGGGCTACGTCAACGACTTCGACGCGGAGCGGTTCTACCGGGACGCCAAGATCACCCAGATTTACGAGGGAACGACGGAAATCCAGAAAAACATCATCGCGCGCGAACTCCTCGGCAAAGGGTTCTAA
- a CDS encoding DUF7344 domain-containing protein: MSSDSTDLPSTGTNSIGSDDLDALMELLADHRRRYALYYLQNQESEVEIDELAGRIAEWDSDANDRERILTELRHKHLPKMEEVGIIERDGDEVRREDANDPIDRYLDLAGEVEELP, from the coding sequence ATGAGCTCTGACTCGACAGACCTGCCGAGTACAGGCACGAACAGCATTGGGTCAGACGACCTTGACGCCTTGATGGAATTGCTCGCGGATCATCGCCGTCGATACGCGCTCTACTACCTTCAAAATCAGGAGTCCGAGGTCGAGATAGACGAACTCGCCGGTCGAATCGCGGAGTGGGATTCGGATGCGAATGACAGAGAACGCATCCTAACCGAATTACGACACAAACATCTGCCGAAGATGGAAGAAGTCGGCATTATCGAACGAGACGGCGACGAAGTACGGCGTGAGGACGCAAACGACCCAATCGACCGGTATCTCGACCTCGCTGGCGAGGTCGAAGAACTCCCGTAA
- the sdhC gene encoding succinate dehydrogenase, cytochrome b556 subunit has protein sequence MSQSYNRGLVEDFGRWREFSAGMWAWIFHKFTGWVLIGYLFTHIAVLSTSTAGPETYTATIQGLESIFLVRVGEVGLLAVAVFHILNGVRLLFVDLGMGLESQDKSFYASLVVTAVIVLASVPTFMQGAF, from the coding sequence ATGAGTCAATCGTACAACCGGGGCCTCGTCGAGGACTTCGGCCGATGGCGGGAATTTTCGGCCGGAATGTGGGCCTGGATTTTCCACAAATTCACCGGGTGGGTGCTTATCGGCTACCTGTTCACGCATATTGCCGTGCTAAGCACGTCCACTGCGGGTCCAGAAACCTACACCGCGACGATTCAGGGTCTCGAAAGCATATTTCTCGTCCGAGTCGGCGAAGTCGGACTGCTCGCCGTTGCCGTGTTCCATATCTTGAACGGCGTCAGACTCCTCTTCGTTGACCTCGGCATGGGACTGGAATCGCAGGACAAGAGCTTCTACGCCTCGCTCGTGGTGACCGCGGTCATCGTGCTTGCGAGTGTCCCGACCTTCATGCAGGGGGCGTTCTGA
- a CDS encoding succinate dehydrogenase hydrophobic membrane anchor subunit, whose product MAERYSSFQSGSMTWFLQRVTAAFLVVVLAFHFFLLHFVHHPADITFADTQGRMSDWGYFLTMTLFLITATFHGVNGVYAALVNQGLSGGQQTAVKWVLVVAGLLLAGQGTYVALVMNGLI is encoded by the coding sequence ATGGCAGAGCGATATTCGTCGTTCCAGAGCGGAAGCATGACGTGGTTCCTCCAGCGTGTCACGGCGGCGTTCCTCGTCGTGGTGCTGGCGTTCCACTTCTTCCTGCTCCATTTCGTCCACCATCCGGCGGACATCACGTTTGCGGATACGCAGGGACGGATGTCTGACTGGGGCTACTTCCTCACGATGACCCTGTTCCTCATCACGGCGACGTTCCACGGTGTGAACGGCGTCTACGCAGCCCTCGTGAACCAAGGACTGTCCGGCGGTCAGCAGACCGCCGTGAAGTGGGTGCTGGTCGTTGCTGGCCTCCTGCTCGCGGGACAGGGAACCTACGTCGCACTCGTCATGAACGGACTGATTTAA
- a CDS encoding succinylglutamate desuccinylase/aspartoacylase family protein: MTGDEAEPFTYNGGIVEPGETQNIRYGISETYLGDPVRIPVTIINGEHPGPTIFLSAAAHGDELNGIEVVREVAHDWNHDDLHGTIVCLPVLNVPGFLAQQRYLPIYDRDLNRSFPGREDSTSAKRMADQIYRNFLEPCDLGIDFHTSTRGRTNMLHVRADMQDPEAARLARAFGSNVIISSTGPSGTLRREVSEGGAPTITIEMGEAHRFQRHFIDRALEGVMSVFAEYNIHPDDPVKWPGWRTVIDDEKEKTWLRADAGGLVEMHYDRGSLVYEGTPICTITNPFKTENEHVEAPFTGLLVGVLENPVVYPGNPLCHIVELNADTRRALKRDRAHAESEGDVQPPGYVGTPESVEQ, encoded by the coding sequence ATGACTGGGGACGAGGCTGAACCGTTTACGTACAATGGCGGTATCGTAGAGCCGGGCGAGACGCAAAATATCCGGTACGGAATCAGTGAGACGTATCTCGGTGACCCGGTGCGCATTCCCGTAACTATCATCAACGGTGAACATCCCGGCCCGACGATTTTTCTCTCGGCGGCGGCCCACGGCGACGAACTCAACGGCATCGAAGTGGTTCGTGAAGTCGCCCACGACTGGAATCACGACGACCTGCACGGAACCATCGTCTGTCTCCCCGTGCTGAACGTCCCCGGATTTCTCGCCCAACAGCGCTACCTCCCCATCTACGACCGCGACCTGAATCGCTCGTTCCCGGGGCGCGAGGACTCCACCAGCGCGAAGCGGATGGCCGACCAGATTTATCGCAACTTCCTCGAACCGTGTGACCTCGGTATCGATTTCCACACGTCTACGCGGGGACGAACGAACATGCTCCACGTTCGAGCGGACATGCAAGACCCGGAAGCCGCGCGCCTCGCACGGGCGTTCGGTTCGAACGTCATCATCTCATCTACCGGCCCGTCCGGAACGCTTCGCCGAGAAGTTTCGGAGGGCGGCGCGCCGACCATCACCATCGAGATGGGCGAAGCCCACCGCTTCCAGCGACATTTCATCGACCGGGCGCTCGAAGGCGTGATGAGCGTCTTCGCGGAGTACAACATCCACCCAGACGACCCGGTAAAGTGGCCCGGTTGGCGCACGGTCATCGACGACGAGAAGGAAAAAACGTGGCTCCGCGCGGACGCGGGCGGACTGGTCGAGATGCACTACGACAGGGGGTCGCTCGTCTACGAGGGGACGCCCATCTGCACCATCACGAACCCGTTCAAAACCGAAAACGAACACGTCGAGGCACCCTTTACCGGCCTGCTCGTGGGTGTCCTCGAAAATCCCGTCGTCTACCCCGGCAATCCGCTGTGTCACATCGTCGAACTGAACGCCGACACCCGCCGGGCGCTCAAACGTGACCGCGCACACGCGGAATCCGAGGGCGACGTGCAACCGCCGGGCTACGTGGGAACGCCGGAATCAGTGGAGCAGTAG
- a CDS encoding S8 family peptidase has product MSKDTTRRSFLKGAGMALGGLALTTQSVSASSTEDRYIIDLEDASDGVLDGLTVVHRLDQIGIAVVEGEESQVQGTRYSKDVEMELSQADKEYDEDDDDDDEDDDEDGSSKPSRFDLQWDKQAQEVLEAHEETRGEGTRVSVIDSGALETHPDLAGVLNTDLSKNFTGDGGDYNPIISDHGTHVSGIIAADGSSEDGILGTAPETDLVALRVFTGPFATFGDIIAAMVFSADIESDVANMSLGAYPLPKDADTALLRDSIERASSYANEQGTLIVAAAGNDGVNLDTDGDVISLPNEADNVMSISATGPIGYRWDDVPKEEEDDEDEDDDALENLRKPTTTPAPYTNYGEKAVDMSAPGGNYDESAPDTENWQYDMVLSTIFEWGDNGMVPAYGWKSGTSMAAPQVAATAALVKSENPNATPAQIRRHLIATAEDVDQPTYSGEGHLDTEEAVEEEIEDSDDDEDDYEDDDEDYDDDNHEEDDD; this is encoded by the coding sequence ATGTCAAAAGATACCACACGACGCTCCTTTTTGAAGGGTGCAGGAATGGCACTGGGTGGCCTCGCACTGACGACGCAGTCGGTTTCGGCAAGTTCGACGGAAGACAGATATATCATCGACCTTGAAGACGCATCGGACGGCGTTCTCGATGGTCTGACCGTCGTCCACCGACTAGACCAAATCGGTATCGCAGTGGTCGAAGGCGAGGAAAGTCAGGTGCAGGGCACGCGCTACTCCAAAGACGTTGAGATGGAACTCAGTCAGGCGGACAAGGAGTACGACGAGGACGATGACGACGATGATGAGGATGACGACGAAGATGGCTCGTCCAAACCCTCGCGCTTCGACCTTCAATGGGACAAGCAGGCCCAAGAAGTGCTCGAAGCACACGAGGAAACTCGTGGCGAGGGAACTCGTGTCTCGGTCATCGACTCGGGTGCCTTGGAAACGCACCCAGACCTCGCTGGCGTCCTCAACACCGACCTTTCGAAGAACTTCACGGGCGATGGTGGGGACTACAACCCGATTATCAGCGACCACGGCACCCACGTCTCCGGAATCATCGCCGCAGATGGGTCGAGCGAGGACGGTATCCTCGGTACTGCGCCGGAAACCGACCTCGTCGCGCTTCGAGTGTTTACCGGCCCGTTCGCCACCTTCGGCGACATCATCGCGGCGATGGTGTTCAGCGCGGACATCGAATCCGACGTGGCCAACATGAGTCTCGGTGCGTACCCACTCCCGAAGGACGCTGACACGGCACTACTCCGAGACTCCATCGAACGTGCATCCAGCTACGCAAACGAGCAGGGGACGCTCATCGTCGCGGCGGCGGGCAACGACGGCGTCAACCTCGACACCGACGGCGACGTTATCAGTCTGCCGAACGAGGCGGACAACGTCATGAGTATCAGCGCGACCGGCCCAATCGGCTACCGCTGGGACGACGTGCCGAAAGAGGAGGAAGACGACGAAGACGAGGACGATGACGCGCTCGAAAACCTGAGAAAGCCGACGACGACGCCAGCACCGTACACAAACTACGGTGAGAAGGCGGTGGACATGAGCGCACCCGGCGGCAACTACGACGAAAGCGCGCCGGACACGGAGAACTGGCAGTACGACATGGTTCTCAGTACGATTTTCGAGTGGGGCGACAATGGAATGGTTCCCGCCTACGGCTGGAAATCCGGAACCAGCATGGCCGCGCCGCAGGTTGCGGCGACTGCCGCACTCGTGAAAAGTGAGAATCCGAACGCGACACCCGCTCAAATCCGCAGACACCTCATAGCGACCGCCGAGGACGTTGACCAGCCGACCTACAGCGGCGAGGGTCACCTTGACACGGAAGAGGCAGTCGAGGAAGAAATCGAGGATTCCGACGATGACGAGGACGACTACGAAGACGATGACGAGGACTACGATGACGACAACCACGAGGAAGACGACGACTGA
- a CDS encoding S8 family serine peptidase — MSSTPGDDTAAGNDSTNLDADGDVISLPNEADNVMSISATGSIGYRWDDPGNSGENRNYRAALRHLREPTTEPAFYTNYGAEAVDISAPGGNADQSAIGTDVNWQYDLVLNTIFSEENGERVADYGWKAGTNMAAPQVTAVAALVKSVNPSATPKEIRAHLESTARDLDNPTYHGEGYLNTVRAVWKEIRDDHDDDRGRHHRGGHDRDD; from the coding sequence TTGAGTTCGACGCCCGGGGACGATACGGCCGCGGGTAACGATTCCACGAACCTCGACGCCGACGGCGACGTCATCAGCCTCCCGAACGAGGCGGACAACGTCATGAGTATCAGCGCGACCGGTTCAATCGGCTACCGCTGGGACGACCCCGGCAACAGCGGCGAGAATCGGAACTATCGTGCCGCACTCCGTCACCTCCGCGAACCGACGACCGAACCGGCATTCTACACGAACTACGGGGCGGAAGCGGTGGACATCAGCGCGCCCGGCGGAAACGCCGACCAATCGGCTATCGGTACGGACGTGAACTGGCAGTACGACCTCGTGCTAAACACCATTTTCTCCGAAGAAAATGGCGAACGAGTTGCCGATTACGGCTGGAAGGCAGGAACCAACATGGCCGCCCCACAGGTGACCGCAGTGGCTGCACTGGTTAAAAGCGTCAATCCGTCTGCAACGCCGAAAGAAATCAGAGCGCACCTCGAATCGACGGCGCGCGACCTCGACAACCCGACCTATCACGGCGAGGGGTACCTCAATACGGTGCGCGCCGTGTGGAAGGAAATCAGAGACGACCATGACGATGACCGCGGACGACACCATCGGGGCGGTCACGACCGCGACGACTGA
- a CDS encoding ATP-grasp domain-containing protein has protein sequence MPADGSPVRVGVLSLHNSKETKAICNAVEDLGHKPEWLRHENTAVDINDGAVTLEPDIDIVANRLLLSNTEQPSEALGLANIYDSLVPVLNRPCAVMTAIHKFSTASRLADAGIAVPDALLALDTNRLNNGRPDFGDEAVYKTAIGTHGGGTWKVGADEMVNPRVGERQAFLQKLIERDEGRHRDLRVYVVGDQIIGAMNRYAPENDWRTNVALGGDVEDMTHELPDEVVDIARRATDVIGLDYAGVDLIEGNDGWYVLEVNPTAGFKGLYKATGRSAAPYIAKAAIEAAGGEVDHDRVDELSVTLDDSVPSCKPVSTSPDPTETIVIGYTEDVLVGGTSGSETVLAKSDTGATRTSIDTKLAAQIGAGPIKSMTRVKSGSRKSSKSRPVVDVVVGVGGNRHTVTASIEDRSHMDYPVLLGRDILKHYQVDVRRRVDDDDEVEMEEEEEERLE, from the coding sequence ATGCCTGCCGACGGCTCACCTGTTCGCGTTGGGGTACTCAGTCTACACAACAGCAAGGAAACGAAAGCAATCTGTAACGCTGTCGAAGACCTCGGTCACAAGCCGGAGTGGCTTCGACACGAGAATACAGCAGTGGACATCAACGACGGAGCGGTCACGCTCGAACCAGATATTGATATTGTCGCCAACCGACTTCTCCTTTCGAACACCGAACAGCCATCCGAGGCACTCGGGTTAGCGAACATCTACGACTCTCTCGTCCCAGTTCTCAATCGACCGTGTGCCGTGATGACGGCGATTCACAAATTCTCGACCGCATCGAGACTCGCCGACGCCGGTATCGCCGTTCCAGACGCACTTCTCGCGCTCGACACCAACCGACTGAACAACGGTCGTCCGGATTTCGGTGACGAAGCGGTGTACAAAACCGCAATCGGAACCCACGGGGGCGGAACGTGGAAGGTCGGTGCGGACGAGATGGTCAACCCGCGGGTCGGGGAACGACAAGCGTTCTTGCAGAAACTCATCGAGCGAGACGAGGGACGACACCGCGACCTTCGCGTCTACGTCGTCGGTGACCAAATCATCGGGGCGATGAACCGCTACGCGCCGGAAAACGACTGGCGAACGAATGTCGCGCTCGGCGGCGACGTGGAGGACATGACCCACGAACTGCCGGACGAAGTCGTCGATATCGCTCGCCGAGCGACCGACGTTATCGGACTCGACTACGCCGGCGTTGACCTCATCGAAGGTAACGACGGCTGGTACGTCCTCGAAGTCAACCCGACTGCGGGATTCAAAGGACTGTACAAAGCAACTGGTCGGAGCGCGGCCCCGTACATAGCGAAGGCCGCTATCGAAGCCGCAGGCGGCGAAGTCGACCACGACCGTGTCGACGAACTATCCGTCACACTGGACGATTCGGTTCCGTCGTGTAAGCCCGTCAGCACCAGTCCTGACCCGACGGAAACCATCGTCATCGGTTACACCGAAGACGTGCTGGTGGGCGGAACCAGCGGTTCCGAAACCGTTCTCGCAAAATCCGACACGGGCGCAACCCGGACGAGCATCGACACGAAGCTCGCGGCCCAAATCGGCGCAGGCCCAATCAAGAGCATGACGCGAGTCAAATCCGGAAGCCGAAAATCCAGCAAGTCGCGTCCGGTCGTGGACGTCGTCGTCGGCGTCGGCGGCAACCGCCACACGGTTACCGCGAGCATCGAAGACCGGAGCCACATGGACTACCCGGTGCTGCTGGGCCGCGACATCCTGAAACACTACCAAGTTGACGTGCGCCGTCGCGTGGACGACGACGACGAAGTCGAGATGGAAGAGGAAGAAGAAGAGCGACTGGAGTAA
- a CDS encoding succinate dehydrogenase/fumarate reductase iron-sulfur subunit — MSTQVPEKAESETESETEPERTETPGDRRRAEKRARQQESTEVQETTETEEESIHLKVFRYDPEIEGKMEPRFDDFHVPFTKGMTVLDALMLARDRFDTTLTFRHSCRQAICGSDALFINGTQRLGCKTQISDLEEPVRVEPLPHAEVVKDLVVDMEHFYDQMHAVEPYFQTNEAPSDELQEQHQTRENREKVKMSTRCIWCGACMSSCNIAAGDNEYLGPAALNKAFRFAMDEREGEDMREHRFKILDQEHGVWRCQTQFSCTNVCPKDIPLTEHIQELKRSAVKNNLKFW; from the coding sequence ATGAGCACGCAAGTACCCGAAAAAGCCGAATCAGAGACCGAATCCGAAACCGAACCGGAGCGCACAGAAACCCCCGGTGACCGCAGACGGGCCGAAAAACGCGCCCGACAGCAGGAATCAACCGAGGTGCAGGAGACGACCGAGACGGAAGAAGAGTCAATTCACCTCAAGGTGTTCCGCTACGACCCCGAAATCGAGGGGAAGATGGAACCCCGATTCGACGACTTCCACGTTCCCTTCACGAAGGGAATGACCGTCTTGGACGCGCTCATGCTGGCGCGCGACCGATTCGACACGACGCTGACGTTCCGTCACTCGTGCCGTCAGGCCATCTGTGGCAGTGACGCGCTGTTCATCAACGGCACCCAGCGACTGGGTTGCAAGACCCAGATTTCGGACTTGGAAGAGCCAGTTCGCGTGGAACCGCTCCCGCACGCCGAAGTCGTCAAAGACCTCGTCGTGGACATGGAGCATTTCTACGACCAGATGCACGCGGTGGAGCCGTATTTCCAGACGAACGAGGCTCCGAGCGACGAACTCCAAGAACAGCATCAGACGCGCGAAAACCGCGAGAAAGTGAAGATGTCCACGCGCTGTATCTGGTGTGGTGCGTGTATGTCCTCGTGTAACATCGCGGCAGGAGACAACGAATATCTCGGCCCGGCGGCGCTGAACAAGGCGTTCCGATTCGCCATGGACGAGCGCGAAGGCGAGGATATGCGCGAACACCGTTTCAAAATTCTCGACCAAGAACACGGCGTCTGGCGCTGTCAGACCCAGTTCTCCTGTACGAACGTCTGTCCGAAAGACATCCCGCTGACCGAGCACATTCAGGAACTCAAACGCTCGGCAGTGAAGAACAACCTCAAGTTCTGGTAA